CGGCCGCCGTGGGACGAGTACTTCATGAACATCGCGCGCGTGGTCGCCTCGCGCAGCAACTGCATCAAGCGCAAGGTCGGCGCCGTGATCGCGCTCGACCGCCGCATCATCTCGACCGGCTACAACGGCACGCCGCGCGGCATCCGCAACTGCAACGAGGGCGGCTGCCCGCGCTGCGC
The Myxococcota bacterium genome window above contains:
- a CDS encoding cytidine deaminase, giving the protein MNIARVVASRSNCIKRKVGAVIALDRRIISTGYNGTPRGIRNCNEGGCPRCA